From a single Alloactinosynnema sp. L-07 genomic region:
- a CDS encoding GNAT family N-acetyltransferase, with product MAEPLGRHPGWPARLGPLRVPAGVVEVRGPRLWDGSAWSQIRRRDQRHLENWEPSVPGTWADRNAGLAWPGQWSALRALARRGMALPFVITVDGRLAGQITVGNVIRGSLCSAWVGYWVASHAVGGGVATAAVALVVDHCFASAGLHRIEATVRPENAASLRVLAKLGFREEGLFRRYLDVAGDWRDHLVFALTTEDIPNGLVAGLIARGSATSP from the coding sequence GTGGCTGAGCCCCTGGGCCGCCACCCCGGCTGGCCCGCCCGACTCGGCCCGCTGCGGGTCCCCGCGGGCGTGGTCGAGGTCCGTGGGCCGCGGCTGTGGGACGGCTCGGCGTGGAGCCAGATCCGCCGCCGCGACCAGCGCCACCTGGAGAACTGGGAACCGTCGGTGCCGGGCACCTGGGCCGACCGCAACGCGGGCCTGGCCTGGCCCGGCCAGTGGTCGGCCCTGCGCGCGCTGGCCCGGCGCGGGATGGCGCTGCCGTTCGTGATCACCGTCGACGGCAGGCTCGCCGGGCAGATCACCGTGGGCAATGTGATCCGCGGGTCGCTGTGTTCGGCGTGGGTCGGCTACTGGGTGGCCAGCCACGCCGTCGGCGGCGGTGTCGCGACCGCCGCGGTGGCCCTCGTCGTCGATCACTGCTTCGCTTCGGCCGGGCTGCACCGGATCGAGGCCACGGTGCGCCCGGAGAACGCCGCGAGCCTGCGCGTGCTGGCCAAACTCGGCTTCCGCGAGGAGGGGCTGTTCCGCCGCTACCTCGACGTCGCGGGCGACTGGCGTGATCACCTGGTCTTCGCACTGACCACAGAGGACATTCCGAACGGCCTGGTGGCGGGCCTGATCGCGCGCGGTTCGGCGACTTCGCCGTAA
- the glpR gene encoding gephyrin-like molybdotransferase receptor GlpR produces the protein MPSSLIVVALVVAWLVVLVPMVVRKRQEIARTADSALAARVVRSGVSHDLDDSDEAHDHDEAEDTREDFAMSDADEVDTELDELDADELDAPQPARRYRPGRGGYDPEAAARSARAKYGFRQRVVLLMIVLAIISAVTALAVTATMWWAHGAIDVALVGYLTYLRRQVRIEEEIRQRRYARMTAVHRSHARPIEDEYEDEYDEEPPFRQYARVTHPGAVVIDIDDEDPWFDHLGHPDDLPYRRAVGE, from the coding sequence ATGCCGAGCTCGTTGATCGTGGTCGCGCTCGTAGTGGCATGGCTCGTCGTCCTCGTCCCGATGGTCGTGCGCAAGCGGCAGGAGATCGCCCGCACGGCGGACTCCGCGCTCGCGGCCAGGGTCGTGCGCAGCGGCGTGAGCCACGACCTCGACGACTCCGACGAAGCCCACGACCACGATGAGGCCGAGGACACCCGAGAGGACTTCGCGATGAGCGACGCCGACGAGGTGGACACCGAGCTCGACGAGCTCGACGCCGACGAACTCGACGCCCCCCAGCCCGCGCGCCGCTACCGCCCCGGCCGCGGCGGCTACGACCCCGAGGCCGCCGCCCGCTCCGCCCGCGCGAAGTACGGCTTCCGCCAGCGCGTCGTGCTGCTGATGATCGTCCTGGCGATCATCAGCGCCGTCACCGCGCTGGCCGTCACCGCCACGATGTGGTGGGCCCACGGCGCAATCGACGTCGCCCTCGTCGGCTACCTGACCTACCTGCGCCGCCAGGTGCGCATCGAGGAGGAGATCCGCCAGCGCCGGTACGCCCGGATGACGGCGGTCCACCGCTCCCACGCGCGCCCGATCGAGGACGAGTACGAGGACGAGTACGACGAGGAACCGCCCTTCCGCCAGTACGCCCGCGTCACCCACCCCGGCGCGGTCGTCATCGACATCGACGACGAGGACCCGTGGTTCGACCACCTCGGCCACCCCGACGACTTGCCGTACCGTCGGGCGGTCGGGGAGTGA
- a CDS encoding mobile mystery protein B: MTPKPDLFDPLNQPYGATPVDEESREQLRSVHHGIETLAELNALEAANIARGLLWLRLESPSTADLLDQYTLRDVHRRMFGDVWTWAGAIRAREMTIGIAPDQIQEQWKMILDDTKWHVENRTWSPAETVLRAHHRTVQIHPFVNGNGRHARLIADELADSLGLGPDAFSWGRQLDANTGDMRREYLSALRRMDENRDDTRSLIEFAIDPIVVDEWSD, translated from the coding sequence ATGACACCGAAACCAGATCTGTTCGACCCGCTCAACCAGCCGTATGGCGCGACACCGGTCGACGAAGAGTCGCGTGAGCAACTTCGGTCGGTGCACCACGGCATCGAGACGCTCGCTGAGTTGAACGCGCTGGAAGCCGCGAACATTGCTCGGGGATTGCTATGGCTGCGCCTGGAGTCGCCTTCCACGGCCGATCTGCTTGATCAATACACGCTGCGAGACGTGCACCGTCGCATGTTTGGCGATGTGTGGACCTGGGCGGGTGCGATTCGGGCTCGGGAAATGACCATTGGAATCGCACCGGACCAGATCCAGGAGCAGTGGAAGATGATCCTCGATGACACCAAGTGGCACGTGGAGAATCGTACGTGGAGCCCGGCGGAGACAGTTCTGCGGGCGCATCACCGCACTGTGCAGATCCACCCGTTCGTCAACGGCAACGGCAGGCATGCGCGGCTCATCGCCGACGAACTCGCGGATTCGCTCGGGCTCGGGCCCGACGCGTTCTCCTGGGGACGTCAGCTTGATGCGAACACCGGTGACATGCGGCGCGAGTACCTGTCCGCCCTGCGCAGGATGGATGAGAACCGTGACGACACCAGGTCGCTCATCGAGTTCGCCATTGATCCGATCGTCGTCGACGAGTGGAGTGACTGA
- a CDS encoding alpha/beta fold hydrolase, translating into MHIDVGGLSIAYERAGSGPIVALAHGFVGDARSTWGAQIEALADEFTVIAWEAPGAGGSADPPDDFGMDGYADCFAGFLRAIGVEQAHLVGLSFGGALVLAAFHRHPGLASSLTLVSGYAGWVGSLGVDEADQRLARSLAASRIGPDEFVAAMAPSMFSAAAGGDLVAGFLDSVRDFRPCGFRAMARASYEDQWHVLAEVDVPTLLLYADHDVRAPASIGEAMHRLVPASEFVVLTGPGHVSAVEAPDDVSRELRRFLRSVSRH; encoded by the coding sequence ATGCACATCGATGTCGGTGGGCTGAGCATCGCCTACGAACGTGCGGGTAGTGGGCCGATCGTGGCGCTCGCTCACGGGTTTGTCGGCGATGCCCGCTCGACTTGGGGCGCGCAGATCGAGGCTTTGGCCGACGAGTTCACTGTGATCGCGTGGGAGGCGCCCGGAGCCGGGGGGTCGGCGGATCCCCCGGACGACTTCGGCATGGACGGGTATGCCGACTGCTTCGCGGGGTTCCTTCGGGCCATAGGAGTCGAGCAGGCCCACCTTGTTGGGCTCTCCTTTGGCGGAGCTTTGGTGCTTGCCGCCTTCCACCGGCACCCTGGCCTTGCGTCGTCGCTCACGCTTGTGAGCGGGTACGCGGGCTGGGTGGGCTCACTTGGCGTGGACGAGGCGGATCAGCGGCTGGCGCGGTCGTTGGCGGCATCGCGGATCGGACCTGATGAGTTTGTCGCCGCGATGGCGCCGTCGATGTTCTCGGCCGCGGCCGGTGGTGACCTCGTGGCGGGCTTCCTTGACAGTGTCCGGGATTTCCGCCCGTGCGGCTTTCGGGCGATGGCGCGCGCGAGCTACGAGGATCAGTGGCATGTGCTGGCGGAGGTGGACGTACCGACGCTTCTGCTTTATGCCGACCACGATGTCAGAGCGCCCGCCTCAATTGGCGAGGCGATGCATCGGCTGGTGCCCGCGTCGGAATTCGTTGTACTCACCGGGCCCGGCCACGTCAGCGCGGTGGAGGCCCCGGACGATGTATCCCGCGAACTGCGCCGTTTTCTGCGCTCAGTGTCACGCCACTAG
- a CDS encoding TetR/AcrR family transcriptional regulator: MPQKVAPDASRRSETSRRAILAAALDLVGEVGYAKLSIEGIAAAAGVGKQTIYRWWPSKGALLFDAFLTLAGEGEAAALPDTGDLAADLTLVLRATIAELNQPRYDLPMRALLTEIVHDRALAADYLDRLDKPMRELKKQRLRAAQRVGQLAEDIDLDVAVDLLFGPVLNRWLQRTGPLTPEYADQVVETALRGLQPRQGHASSGPGRIS; this comes from the coding sequence GTGCCCCAGAAAGTCGCCCCCGACGCCAGCCGTCGCAGCGAGACGTCACGACGGGCGATCCTCGCCGCAGCGCTCGACCTAGTCGGCGAGGTGGGCTACGCGAAGCTCAGCATCGAGGGCATCGCCGCCGCCGCGGGCGTCGGGAAGCAGACGATCTACCGCTGGTGGCCGTCAAAGGGCGCCCTACTCTTCGACGCCTTCCTCACCCTCGCAGGCGAGGGCGAGGCCGCGGCCCTTCCCGACACCGGCGACCTGGCCGCCGATCTGACGCTCGTCCTGCGGGCCACGATCGCCGAACTGAACCAACCGCGCTACGACCTGCCCATGCGCGCCCTGCTGACCGAGATAGTCCACGACCGCGCTTTGGCCGCCGACTACTTGGACCGGCTGGACAAACCTATGCGGGAGCTGAAGAAACAGCGCCTTCGCGCTGCCCAGCGGGTGGGGCAACTGGCCGAGGACATCGACCTGGACGTGGCTGTCGACCTGCTGTTCGGCCCCGTCCTCAACCGGTGGCTGCAACGCACCGGGCCCCTTACTCCCGAGTACGCCGACCAGGTGGTCGAAACGGCACTACGCGGTCTCCAGCCGCGCCAGGGCCATGCCTCCTCCGGCCCGGGCCGGATCTCGTAG
- a CDS encoding SDR family oxidoreductase codes for METSGSRVWFVTGASRGLGRAFTEAALAAGDRVVGAARDVSPLDDVAARHPGRLLTLPLDVTDRSAVFDAVEQAVARFDRLDIVVNNAGALFAGMVEEFTEAEARAQLDVNFFGALWISQAVLPRLRAQGGGHIVQISSIAALGGFPSTGLYSASKFALEGMSEALAAEAAGFGVKVTIVQPGGYWTDLYTSTTATTPNPDYDELRAELEKQWAEGSIDSEPRLAAEAVMALANSDNPPPRLLLGSMVYDLAFDVSRRRMDTWAEWEDVSRAAEKAVPAPN; via the coding sequence ATGGAAACCTCAGGCAGTCGAGTCTGGTTCGTCACCGGCGCCAGCCGTGGGCTGGGCCGCGCCTTCACCGAGGCCGCGCTGGCCGCTGGTGATCGGGTTGTCGGTGCCGCCCGCGATGTCTCGCCCCTTGACGACGTCGCTGCCCGGCACCCGGGTCGTCTCCTGACGCTGCCGCTGGACGTCACCGACCGTTCGGCGGTGTTCGACGCGGTCGAGCAGGCGGTCGCGCGTTTCGACAGGCTCGACATCGTTGTGAACAACGCCGGGGCGCTGTTCGCCGGGATGGTGGAGGAGTTCACCGAAGCCGAGGCCCGCGCGCAGCTGGACGTCAACTTCTTCGGCGCGCTGTGGATCAGCCAAGCCGTCCTGCCGCGGTTGCGGGCCCAGGGCGGCGGGCACATCGTGCAGATCTCGAGCATCGCGGCGCTCGGTGGATTCCCCAGCACGGGGCTGTACAGCGCGAGCAAGTTCGCGTTGGAGGGCATGAGCGAGGCGCTGGCCGCCGAGGCCGCCGGGTTCGGTGTCAAGGTCACGATCGTCCAGCCGGGCGGCTACTGGACCGACCTCTATACCAGCACCACGGCGACCACCCCGAACCCCGACTACGACGAGCTGCGCGCGGAACTGGAGAAGCAGTGGGCGGAGGGCTCGATCGACAGCGAGCCGCGTCTGGCCGCCGAAGCGGTCATGGCGCTGGCCAACAGCGACAACCCTCCGCCCCGGCTCCTGCTGGGCAGCATGGTCTACGACCTCGCCTTCGACGTCTCCCGGCGGCGCATGGACACCTGGGCCGAGTGGGAAGACGTGAGCCGCGCCGCGGAGAAGGCGGTCCCAGCCCCGAACTGA
- a CDS encoding lipase family protein: protein MYRTGIRALAAVVVAASVLATAPAAQATAADSFYAYTGSKPLSSFAPGTVLKTRKLTYHFVGLPTPVRAIQLLYRTTDAQGRPSANVTSVVRSLTGDSGKALSYQSFYDSLNPEHGPSRAIAGDVSLGGLAANAESLFLVPALLQGYNLVIPDTEGQTANFGAGPEYGTNTLDSIRAATRSPETGMNSATKVGLFGYSGGAIATGWAASLAPSYAPDVNKNLVGFAEGGMLVKPSHNLKYVAGSLVWSGVIPMALIGVSRSYDIDLKPYASAYGLEVLEKLKHASIVDVLGRYPGLTWQKLVKPEYANPNSVLPFVEAVNKVNIGSAPTPTVPAFIAQGNFGVLEGTFGSPRGIGTGDGVMVAGDVRALARQYCATGNNSIKYHQYDALSHFGATVPWYPVALAWLNDRFAGKAAPSSCGRIPAGNSLAPEQPAS from the coding sequence ATGTACAGAACCGGCATTCGCGCCCTAGCCGCCGTGGTCGTCGCCGCGTCGGTCCTCGCCACCGCGCCCGCCGCCCAGGCCACCGCGGCCGACTCGTTCTACGCCTACACCGGCAGCAAACCGCTGTCGTCGTTCGCCCCTGGGACCGTGCTGAAGACGCGGAAACTCACCTACCACTTCGTCGGCCTCCCCACGCCGGTGCGGGCGATCCAGTTGCTCTATCGCACAACCGACGCGCAGGGCCGCCCGTCCGCCAACGTCACCTCGGTGGTGCGCAGCCTGACCGGGGACAGCGGCAAGGCGCTGTCCTACCAGTCGTTCTACGACTCGCTCAATCCCGAGCACGGCCCCTCCCGCGCGATCGCGGGCGACGTCAGCCTGGGCGGCCTCGCCGCGAACGCCGAGTCGCTGTTCCTGGTACCGGCCCTGTTGCAGGGTTACAACCTGGTCATCCCGGACACCGAGGGCCAGACCGCGAACTTCGGCGCCGGGCCCGAGTACGGCACCAACACCCTGGACTCGATCCGGGCCGCGACCCGGTCACCGGAAACGGGCATGAACTCCGCCACCAAGGTCGGCCTCTTCGGCTACTCCGGCGGCGCCATCGCGACCGGCTGGGCGGCCTCGCTCGCGCCGAGTTACGCGCCGGACGTCAACAAGAACCTCGTCGGGTTCGCCGAGGGCGGCATGCTTGTCAAGCCCTCGCACAACCTCAAGTACGTCGCCGGCAGCCTCGTGTGGTCCGGCGTCATCCCGATGGCGCTCATCGGGGTCAGCCGGTCGTACGACATCGACCTCAAGCCGTACGCGAGCGCCTACGGCCTGGAAGTGCTGGAGAAGCTCAAGCACGCCTCGATCGTCGACGTGCTGGGTCGCTATCCCGGGCTGACCTGGCAGAAGCTCGTGAAGCCGGAGTACGCCAACCCGAACTCGGTGCTGCCGTTCGTCGAAGCGGTGAACAAGGTCAACATCGGCTCGGCGCCCACACCAACCGTCCCGGCCTTCATAGCCCAAGGCAACTTCGGCGTCCTGGAGGGCACGTTCGGCAGCCCCCGAGGCATCGGAACCGGCGACGGCGTAATGGTCGCGGGCGACGTGCGGGCATTGGCCAGGCAGTACTGTGCCACCGGCAACAACTCGATCAAGTATCACCAGTACGACGCGCTCAGCCACTTCGGCGCGACCGTCCCGTGGTACCCGGTCGCGCTGGCCTGGCTCAACGACCGGTTCGCGGGCAAGGCGGCTCCGTCCAGCTGCGGGCGGATCCCGGCGGGCAACTCGCTGGCTCCGGAGCAGCCCGCGTCCTGA
- a CDS encoding choice-of-anchor P family protein, protein MIGILALSPYRFPNLESSVRRPSLFATTSGLAGAVAVAALSVSPAAAAGPQTGSAFAVSVQATVLNAVGVDVPALPKATYPAGQDKSVVKIDLPTNLPGHAKLLNASSEVKGGVLTSAASIADVDLLGLVKAKIVTATCVSDGKTVTGESHLADVWVAGKRIDVAVTGKIAVSDLVTVWVNEKVRTGDTLTVNALRVSVGGAIANVSKADVILAQARCAGPSAKAPGGGSGTTPATPTTVPDGGVTTPGSPSSSVRPPATTTSAATTTSTGVPVGSSDGGDLAETGVSAVLPLSLAGGALMSAGAFALWWVRRARSA, encoded by the coding sequence GTGATCGGGATCCTGGCGCTCTCCCCGTATCGCTTTCCGAACCTGGAGTCGTCCGTGCGCCGTCCTAGTTTGTTCGCCACCACCTCCGGTCTCGCCGGAGCCGTCGCGGTCGCCGCGTTGAGTGTGTCGCCCGCCGCCGCCGCGGGTCCGCAGACCGGCAGCGCGTTCGCCGTGTCCGTTCAGGCCACGGTGCTCAACGCCGTGGGAGTCGACGTCCCCGCGTTGCCCAAGGCGACTTATCCGGCCGGGCAGGACAAATCGGTGGTGAAGATTGATCTTCCGACGAACCTCCCCGGCCACGCCAAGCTGCTCAATGCCTCGTCCGAGGTGAAGGGCGGTGTGTTGACCAGTGCGGCAAGCATCGCCGATGTGGATCTGCTGGGGCTGGTCAAGGCGAAGATCGTCACGGCGACCTGTGTGTCCGACGGCAAGACCGTCACCGGCGAGTCGCACCTGGCCGACGTGTGGGTCGCGGGCAAGCGGATCGATGTGGCCGTGACGGGGAAGATCGCCGTCTCCGACCTGGTCACGGTGTGGGTCAACGAGAAGGTCCGCACCGGCGACACGCTGACGGTGAACGCGCTGCGGGTCAGTGTCGGGGGTGCGATCGCCAACGTGAGCAAGGCCGACGTGATCCTGGCGCAGGCCAGGTGCGCGGGACCCAGTGCCAAAGCCCCCGGTGGCGGTTCGGGCACGACCCCCGCGACGCCGACGACAGTGCCCGATGGCGGGGTCACGACTCCGGGTTCGCCGTCGTCCTCGGTTCGCCCGCCCGCGACCACCACGTCGGCCGCGACGACCACGAGCACGGGTGTCCCCGTTGGGTCGAGCGACGGCGGCGATCTGGCCGAGACCGGCGTGAGCGCGGTGCTGCCGCTGTCGCTGGCGGGCGGCGCCCTGATGTCGGCGGGGGCCTTCGCCCTGTGGTGGGTGCGGCGCGCGCGTTCGGCCTGA
- a CDS encoding asparagine synthetase B, with protein MSGIVGWIDFSRDLSVAQPILRSLAGTLAQRGPDGETVWVSQRAAIGYRALDTQGAAKPFVSVAGGEPVVTSVTGIPGNLAELRAKLAAEGRAVDPAASVAEVVNRAYLQWRGEFVPWLTGSFAIAIWDGRTEEVFFARDRLGGSPLFYTQTPTGIVFASERKTLLAHPEVKAELDAAGLREVISHALMPGPLFVGFNAIQPSEIARFSRQGWSRQTYWKLETKPHTDDLDTTIAKIRSMLEDSVAQALPTDPSVLFATLSGGMDSSAVAGLAAAELRKRDQGKLRTYTVDFVNSDFESDVMRDTKDAPFAEIVADHIDADYNLISINATDLLDPVVRQGMLRAKDYPTRIYDMEASQHLFIQHLAAKGGKVVFGGGAGDQIFRGARWSNDKGLIASGTFPWIAMAQRFGATNGFGTGLLNQDTLATLDFPTYYADLYADSIAQVEYLPEENDWDRQVRRVAYLVLMLFRLDAGVFSSAGLHSSSPLNYFPLIEYAYNIPNEMHAHGGIEKGLLRAAVADLLPEQVLQRKQSATPVSKDPNYAARLQQEFKATLADPHSRVHSLIDMDKANELASNGARMAEDRLARADVELTLQLDTWLDLYKVRLTL; from the coding sequence ATGTCAGGCATCGTGGGCTGGATCGACTTCTCCAGGGATCTGTCGGTCGCACAGCCGATCCTGAGGAGTTTGGCCGGGACGCTGGCGCAGCGCGGACCCGACGGGGAGACGGTCTGGGTCTCGCAGCGGGCCGCGATCGGCTACCGCGCCCTGGACACGCAGGGGGCGGCCAAGCCGTTCGTCAGCGTGGCCGGTGGCGAGCCGGTGGTGACCAGCGTGACCGGGATCCCCGGCAACCTGGCCGAGCTGCGGGCGAAGCTCGCCGCCGAGGGGCGCGCGGTCGACCCGGCCGCCTCGGTCGCCGAGGTGGTCAACCGGGCCTACCTGCAGTGGCGCGGGGAGTTCGTGCCGTGGCTGACCGGCTCCTTCGCGATCGCCATCTGGGACGGGCGCACCGAAGAGGTGTTCTTCGCCCGCGACCGGCTTGGCGGCTCGCCGCTGTTCTACACCCAGACGCCGACCGGCATCGTCTTCGCCTCCGAGCGCAAGACGCTGCTGGCCCACCCCGAGGTCAAGGCCGAACTCGACGCGGCCGGGCTGCGTGAGGTCATCTCCCACGCGCTGATGCCCGGTCCGCTGTTCGTGGGCTTCAACGCCATCCAGCCGTCGGAGATCGCGCGGTTCAGCCGTCAGGGCTGGTCCCGGCAGACCTACTGGAAGCTGGAGACCAAGCCGCACACCGACGACCTCGACACCACGATCGCCAAGATCCGCTCGATGCTGGAGGACAGCGTCGCGCAGGCCCTGCCGACCGACCCGTCGGTCCTGTTCGCCACGCTCTCCGGCGGCATGGACTCCAGCGCCGTCGCTGGGCTGGCCGCCGCTGAGCTGCGCAAGCGCGACCAGGGCAAGCTGCGGACCTACACCGTCGACTTCGTCAACAGCGACTTCGAGTCCGACGTCATGCGTGACACGAAGGACGCGCCGTTCGCCGAGATCGTGGCCGACCACATCGACGCCGACTACAACCTGATCAGCATCAACGCCACCGACCTGCTCGACCCGGTGGTGCGCCAGGGAATGCTGCGCGCCAAGGACTACCCGACGCGCATCTACGACATGGAAGCCTCGCAGCACCTGTTCATCCAGCACCTCGCGGCCAAGGGCGGCAAGGTCGTCTTCGGCGGCGGCGCGGGTGACCAGATCTTCCGCGGCGCGCGGTGGTCCAACGACAAGGGCCTGATCGCTTCGGGCACCTTCCCATGGATCGCGATGGCGCAGCGGTTCGGCGCCACCAACGGCTTCGGCACCGGCCTGCTCAACCAGGACACCCTGGCCACGCTGGACTTCCCGACCTACTACGCCGACCTCTATGCCGACTCGATCGCCCAGGTCGAGTACCTACCCGAGGAGAACGACTGGGACCGCCAGGTCCGCCGGGTCGCCTACCTCGTGCTGATGCTCTTCCGCCTCGACGCGGGCGTGTTCTCCTCGGCCGGGCTGCACTCGTCCTCGCCGCTGAACTACTTCCCGCTGATCGAGTACGCCTACAACATCCCCAACGAGATGCACGCCCACGGCGGCATCGAGAAGGGCCTGCTGCGGGCCGCGGTCGCCGACCTGCTGCCCGAACAGGTGCTCCAGCGCAAGCAGAGCGCCACACCGGTCAGCAAGGATCCGAACTACGCCGCGCGGCTGCAGCAGGAGTTCAAGGCCACGCTGGCGGACCCGCACTCGCGGGTGCACTCCCTGATCGACATGGACAAGGCCAACGAACTCGCGAGCAACGGCGCTCGGATGGCCGAAGACCGACTTGCCCGGGCCGACGTGGAGCTGACCCTTCAGCTCGACACCTGGCTCGACCTCTACAAGGTCCGTCTGACCCTCTGA
- a CDS encoding PLP-dependent cysteine synthase family protein has translation MICDNILDTVGRTPLVRLGRLSMGNGSEVLVKLEGANPGGSVKDRAALSMITAAERSGQLKPGGTIIESTSGNLGKALAFIGAAKGYRVILVTDPKAAGSMLDFVAAFGTEVHVVRTPDELGYQRPRLAKVAELLEQNPGAFWPDQYNNPGNPGIHAEQTAYELLDELPAFDALVCAVGTGGHISGLAATLKHKLPDITVVGADVVGSAAFGFPYKGWEMRGLGIAWTPGNLHQHLVDLVHPITDPEGFATTRLLARQEGLLVGESTGAAVFSALAYANAHPGSTIVAVSPDSGANYLGESFDDIWLTERGVLQGIEAQGLDSLDGLLAGARSPRNDFIQLDRVQPQLV, from the coding sequence ATGATTTGCGACAACATCCTCGACACCGTCGGGCGCACGCCGCTGGTCCGCCTCGGCAGGCTGAGCATGGGCAACGGCTCCGAGGTCCTCGTGAAGCTGGAGGGGGCCAACCCCGGCGGCAGTGTCAAGGACCGCGCGGCCCTGTCCATGATCACCGCGGCCGAGCGGTCCGGGCAGCTCAAGCCAGGCGGCACGATCATCGAGTCGACCTCGGGCAACCTGGGCAAGGCGCTGGCGTTCATCGGCGCGGCCAAGGGCTACCGGGTCATCCTGGTCACCGACCCGAAGGCAGCGGGCTCGATGCTGGACTTCGTCGCCGCGTTCGGCACCGAGGTCCATGTCGTGCGCACGCCCGACGAACTGGGCTACCAGCGGCCGCGCCTGGCCAAGGTCGCCGAATTGCTGGAGCAGAACCCCGGCGCGTTCTGGCCCGACCAGTACAACAACCCGGGCAACCCGGGCATCCACGCCGAGCAGACCGCCTATGAGCTGCTCGACGAGCTGCCCGCGTTCGACGCGCTGGTGTGCGCGGTCGGCACCGGCGGCCACATCTCGGGGCTGGCGGCCACGCTCAAGCACAAGCTGCCGGACATCACCGTCGTCGGCGCGGACGTGGTCGGCTCGGCCGCGTTCGGCTTCCCCTACAAGGGCTGGGAGATGCGCGGCCTCGGCATCGCGTGGACCCCGGGCAACCTGCACCAGCACCTGGTCGACCTGGTCCACCCGATCACCGACCCGGAGGGCTTCGCCACCACCCGGCTGCTGGCCCGCCAGGAGGGCCTGCTGGTCGGCGAGTCCACCGGTGCCGCGGTGTTCAGCGCGCTGGCCTACGCCAACGCGCACCCGGGCAGCACGATCGTCGCGGTGAGCCCGGACTCGGGTGCGAACTACCTCGGCGAGTCCTTCGACGACATCTGGCTCACCGAACGCGGTGTGCTGCAGGGCATCGAGGCCCAGGGTCTCGACTCGCTCGACGGCCTGCTCGCCGGTGCGCGCAGCCCGCGCAACGACTTCATCCAGCTCGACCGCGTTCAGCCCCAACTGGTCTGA
- a CDS encoding Xaa-Pro peptidase family protein — protein MLANLDRLARRMDELGIDGIVATTAENVYYLTGVASVSHEIFPHSGQCFAVVTRDRLAHPRLISSRCDLDQIRDARVELDGAAGFGTFHRELADETELSVLGEHGQLLHRLMNEQPNGVPALGVLARVLREAGLGEARIAIDEESLPANAFDVLREELRGADLRPGAELFRWVRKVKTEPEIERLRAAAALTEQCILAAMAIAKPGATEIDLVREFERTAVSSGGRPKFTLIKFGDRAAYGQSRPTADPLRRGEAVWFDVGLILDGYWSDLSRMFSIGQPTDKLARYCEGVLAGEEAALAKTRPGMTGKELFDTAVEAVRQNGIPHYRRNHVGHGIGVEVYDRVLITPDNDEAIEVGTVVNFETPYYEFGFGAAMIEDPYVVRENGNELLTTLDRNLTVID, from the coding sequence ATGCTCGCCAACCTCGACCGGCTCGCCCGGCGGATGGACGAACTCGGAATCGACGGCATCGTCGCGACCACCGCGGAGAACGTGTACTACCTCACCGGTGTGGCGAGCGTGTCCCACGAGATCTTCCCGCACAGCGGGCAGTGTTTCGCCGTCGTCACCCGGGACCGTCTTGCGCACCCGAGGCTCATCTCCTCGCGGTGCGACCTGGACCAGATCCGGGACGCGCGGGTCGAGTTGGACGGGGCGGCGGGCTTCGGCACGTTCCACCGGGAACTGGCCGACGAGACGGAGCTGTCCGTGCTGGGCGAGCACGGACAGCTCCTCCACAGGCTGATGAACGAGCAGCCCAACGGCGTTCCCGCGCTGGGCGTGCTCGCGCGGGTCCTGCGGGAGGCCGGTCTCGGCGAGGCTCGGATCGCCATCGACGAGGAGAGCCTGCCCGCAAACGCTTTCGACGTCCTGCGCGAGGAACTGCGCGGTGCGGACCTGCGGCCCGGCGCGGAGCTGTTCCGCTGGGTGCGCAAGGTCAAGACCGAGCCGGAGATCGAGCGGCTGCGCGCCGCCGCCGCGCTCACCGAGCAGTGCATCCTCGCCGCCATGGCGATCGCCAAGCCCGGCGCGACCGAGATCGACCTGGTGCGCGAGTTCGAGCGGACCGCGGTCAGCTCGGGCGGACGGCCCAAGTTCACCCTGATCAAATTCGGCGACCGCGCCGCCTACGGGCAGTCGCGGCCCACCGCCGACCCGCTGCGCCGCGGCGAGGCCGTGTGGTTCGACGTCGGCCTGATCCTCGACGGCTACTGGTCGGACCTGAGCCGCATGTTCAGTATCGGCCAGCCCACCGACAAACTCGCGCGCTACTGCGAGGGCGTGCTCGCGGGCGAGGAAGCCGCGCTGGCCAAGACCCGGCCCGGCATGACCGGCAAGGAACTGTTCGACACCGCGGTGGAAGCCGTGCGGCAGAACGGGATTCCGCACTACCGGCGCAACCACGTCGGCCACGGCATCGGCGTGGAGGTCTACGACCGGGTGCTGATCACGCCGGACAACGACGAGGCGATCGAGGTCGGCACCGTCGTCAACTTCGAGACCCCGTACTACGAGTTCGGTTTCGGCGCGGCCATGATCGAGGACCCGTATGTGGTGCGCGAGAACGGCAACGAGCTGCTGACCACTTTGGACCGAAACCTGACGGTCATCGACTAG